The segment acaaaagaaaaatatataattactatTACCATGGTAAACCATTGAATAAGGCTAAGATGAGTAGAATATGAAATGTAAGTATGATAATTCTTAACGGGTTAATGATATACCCGATAAGGAAATTGAATAGTTAATGATAAAATGTTAATCCATTTCCCAATCTTTTATTCTATAATTTAATACTAATAGTCAATTTTGTGGTTGATTTATCGATTACGATTCGATTTTGAATACCCTACGCAAACCCGCAAAGAATCTCTTTTACAAAAATCAACCCACCCAGCCCCGCAAATCGCACAAGCCTAAACCCGCCCCGCCCCATAGTCATCCCTATACGAGAATGTCAAAACCTAACATAAAAACCCTATTCCTTTATTTCTCTATGATAAACTAGTAAACTGTGCGACGACCACGGCGACGGCGACAACAGCTACGAGAGTCGTGAATTGTGAGTATTTGCTATCCTTTTATTACAATTAATAGAAATCTTGCACAAAATGAGCAATTTGTTaacaccttttttaaaaaagaaaaattatttttcttcttctatgaTCTCTACCCTTTTTTGGTTTCTCCTCTTCTCTATACTCAATTCCTTATAAAATCTGAATTTGTGATAACTAGTATAATCGTCCTAAATTAAACACCCAAATTAGGGTTAAGTTTTAcgaatatttttattgattaaataaaaaatcatcttGTTAATGAACgaaaatcataatttgaaaacGAGAAGAAATAGTTTATTAATTTAGcatatttaaatcataaatCTAAGTCAAACAATCATACACACCCTTTTCTCTACTCACAAGTATTATTGATCCAACTTTTACTAATGATGTGTTTTTGAAGTATAATAAGTTCACAAAAGAAGTGAAAAGGTCAAAAATTATTGTTTGAATTGCTTGTTTCTTTGCTAATTTCATGGTTAACAAATACAAATAGCTTACTTTCCCATTTATATTGTCATGACATAAACTTATTCTTTTGAGTCTACTTTGAAATTTTCTGATTGGTGATAGTTTGAAACTTTTGATTTTGGGCATAATAATATCTTGACCCTTTTGCATTTGATGAAAGTTTCCTTCTTTGCTAATATAATGTTTCACATCAAAAATAGTTAATAttcttatgatattttttttttgtactagGGTTTATTTTGAACTCATTTTGGAAATTTCTGAGTCTTGGTTGAATTTCTCAACTTTTTAGATTTGTTAGCAATAtctaatattatcattattaagaTGCTTGGTTTATCCTCATTCTGTTGAGTCCTTTTTATGGATTgtattttggtacatttagCTTTGATAAgtgattttgttttattttatttgttgatcAGGTTTTTTGTTTTCAAGATTTTTACCCTTATCTGTGGTCATATACACTAGTTCATGATGGGAATTGAAGACAAAACATTGTTTTGTTTCTGTCACTGGGGCAAAAGGAATAAGGTTCTACCAGATGGATCCATTTCGTATGAGGGAGGTATTACTGATCAGGTTATTGTAAAGACGGGCGTAAAGTATGATGATTTTGTGATTGCGGTTTTTGACCGCTTAGGTATTGATGCTTCAGATAAGATGTTATTTTTTACGGTGAAGTTTGATAGGTCAGAATTGATACGGCTGAGGGACCAAGCAGGTATCGATACTATGCTGCATTTTAATGATAGCTATGTTCATATTTATGCATCAAGTCTGGAGAAGGAGCCTGATTCTAGGCCTCCATCAGGTGGCACGAAAAACATTGGATTTACTATTGCTTCTGATAAACAACCAGATACTACTCCGATAGCTGATGATCCGAATGGTAATAAGTGTGGAGTTTTATCTGAAACTGTTGTAGGAAAGCTACCACCTCATCAAGAACCATTTTTCGGGCAAAACAATATTCAAAATGATGTCAATGCTCTGTTCCGCAGTTGGAATTACCTTAGACAGAAACAACTAACTTCATCTGGAATCCTGAAAACGTTCTGGAGAAAGTGTGACACTTGCGACACTAGCTACTTATGTTACAGGAAAGATGTCAACCATGCTCTGCGCTGCACGACATGTACTACATTTGATTTAGATCCCAAGGGTGCAGCTTGTAGACCGAAACAGAGTCAGCCTGGAGGCCAGGATAAGCACCTTGAATCTAAGCTCAACGAGCCTTTAAAGCAGACAGAGCTTCCTAACCAAGAAACCTTGAGAATGACTGGGGGCAGCGCTTGGTTTCAACCTACCCAAACAGGATCCCAACAGGTTGCTGCAACGACAATGGAGGCTTGCAAAAGCAGGAAAAGATATCGGAACCAGACAACTGAACCGAGTGAAAGTGATGATTCTTCAATCAATGTGGATACGGAAGATGCGGAAAGTGAAATAATTCGTGATAGTAAACCTTGAAAGTACAAGTGGGGGTGGGGTTGGGCGAGGGTGAAATggtccttttttattttttttctttagtcgACTAGCTATGCAAGTGCATAGAACGAAAGTGACACCAAATGTTTTTATACAGGTTGGGATCTGGAATGGATCGTAATCCAGGCCCCTTGGGTTGCAAGGGCATTCTCTTCTAGACGTAAGTATCTTGATTTGTAGACAAATGATGAGTATAGCTCCTATGTCTACACTCTGTttttctctgttctttctattttgataAAACGCCTTatcaagaatatatttttttctcttctcgcTTTTGAGTACATGATAAAACTGCTTGgtaatacaatgcttaataaaattaaagaagagaATGTGAGATGATTTGTATATATTCTTCTTCCTTCAATGGCCTTATTATAGTAGTAGTTGAATGCTAAAGTTCTTCTGAGAAGAGCTTACAACTCAAGAGTTTTGATCCTCGGAAAACAAAGATGATTGATCTTATTTCAAGAATATATAAGGTTGTAGGCTAATCAATCTCAGTGATTTCCATTGCTGCTTCGTTGAATCAAAAATTATATGCATGATTGCTTCCTTGTAGAGAACATGCTTTCTTCCTTAAAAAGATTTTCAACTGATTTCCTTCTTTATCTCTTGTAtccttagttgattccaacCGATTACAGATCTTAGGTGTTTTTCTTTCATAACTAGCTCATTTTGATAGTCTTGATTTTGTTTCATTGaaaggtgttttttttttgtaacgtAGATTTGACATTTCCGCTAATGTTGAAGATAATAACATAGAGTACCTTAGAAAAGATTGTTTTGGTGTTTTCTTTCCCCTCCTTCCAAATCTCAACTCAAAAAAGATTTGTCATCCCTCAAAAATGAGGACAACATGATTAACTGTGTCACAAATATAAGAGGATAGGGAACCCCATACTTGTATCCTATTACTGAATGCATTACTTCCTTCGTCCCATAATAACTGATCACTTTCCATTTTACATGCTACTTAGAAAATCATAACTAAAAtgatcaatttgattaatttattcatCTTTTATCCATATTGATGGATATGTTTATATGACATAGGGCATACAAAAGATACAAGTATGAGTGAGAGCAAGAATACAAAAGAGTAATTAAGTATTAAATGAACTCTTTGGAAAGATATATGTTAGGAACTTTAACTTTGTTTAATCTTCTAAAGAGAAATTATTGGAACATTAAACATGATGATGATATTAACTACAGGGGTAAAATGGGAGAATTCAATGATTTTTATTTCGATCTAGTAAGTGATCAAATAATTTggcacaaatatttttttgaaagatatCCGTTAATATGTAACAAAGGGAAtacatttttcaagaaattGACAAAGTAACTATAACCGATAATTCATGTAATTATACAAGTTCTGATTGTGATCCTCCTGAGATCATGTATTACTATCCTAATACTGAATTTTGACAAGTATAAAACTGAAAACTGCTGATCAGATCTGGGCTGTGTGTGATAAACTTGACTCTACGCCAAGACTCTATGCCCACATTAGGAAGGTATCCGGTCCTGAATTTAAGATAAAGTTCAGATGGCTCGAACCTCATCCAGAAGAAGATCAAAGGGAGGAGTGCGCGTGGATCAGGTCAGAGCTGCCTGTTGGCGGTGGATAATTTAGAGTTGGGAATACTTATTAGACTAATGATGGACTTATCTTTTCTCATTAAGTGCAGTGCGTGATGGGAGCGAGAGGTATGAACATTGTATATCCTAGGGAAGGCGAGACATGGGCCCTTTTCAAAGATTGGGATATTCGTTGTAGGAAGTCATAGGAAGTACAAGTATGAAATTGTGGAGATTCATTCTGATCGTGTTGGGGATTTTGATATTCAAATTGGTTACCTAGATAAAGTGACCAAATTTCCTAGCCTTTTCCAGCGGACTGAAGTTGGTACATTCTTTGTATGACCAAAAGAAATTTGCATGTTCTCTCATCAAATTCCCTCTTTCAAAATGACTGGAACTGAACGAGAGGGTGTACCTAGTGGATCATTTGAACTTAATCCAGCCTCTTTACCCCTCAGTTCAGATGATATTTGGTACCCGGTGAACGTTAAGGAAGATCACAGGACTACAAATTCTGAACCTGTAGAAAATGTTTTATCTGAGTTTCTGCTGGAACTAGTGGTAAGTCTGATAATGTGAAGACATCTCTGAAGTCAAGGGACTTGGAAGGCATCCATGACTAGTCTTGTATGTTCATTGACTTGGAGCTGAAACTATGGTCTGACGGGGCTCAAAAATCAGAAACTTTCCTTTGTCAGTTTATGATCCATCAACACATTGTTCATATCAGTTTATTGCTAAACGTTGACGTAGCTATAGGCAGGACCAACAAGGCAGCAGACGCAGTAGCAGATATGAATCTATAGTTTTTGGAAGAAGTTGTGTATTATGATAGCCAAAACTATCAGAGGAATGAATTTCATGTTTGCACTAGCAGCTATTATCATAAATTTTCCCTATGCTATAAGTCTGGTGAATGAATCTGTTTCCCAGATGGATACTCAAAGCCTGGAACATGTCATAAGGATATTATAAACTGATAAAATTGGTCTTTTATAAGACATGTCTTACCAATATAAGTTTGGGGACGTATTTAACTTTAATTAGTCTAGTAGATGGTGTTTCAAAactatcaataatttttaaaaaaacgaaTAATTTACCCAAAATTTAAAGAAGTTTTTAATACTTTTCTCAACCCAAAGTATTTAAGTctttaagttaattaacaaccCCCctccataataataataataataatcatatcaatatataatagtaaagagagaagaaaaacggctttcgaaaaaaaaagaggCGGCGGTCAGTAAgagaataataaaaacaacGCTATTGCTCTGTGTTATTTAAGTAGAAGAAAAAACTAAAGCTAAAGACAGAGGTGATACACAAAATAGATACGaaaacaacaaatatattttgtgaaattagATCCGATAAGGTAGAATATACACAGACTTTAGAGATGGGCTCATATACATTcgtc is part of the Solanum lycopersicum chromosome 1, SLM_r2.1 genome and harbors:
- the LOC104644391 gene encoding uncharacterized protein, which translates into the protein MMGIEDKTLFCFCHWGKRNKVLPDGSISYEGGITDQVIVKTGVKYDDFVIAVFDRLGIDASDKMLFFTVKFDRSELIRLRDQAGIDTMLHFNDSYVHIYASSLEKEPDSRPPSGGTKNIGFTIASDKQPDTTPIADDPNGNKCGVLSETVVGKLPPHQEPFFGQNNIQNDVNALFRSWNYLRQKQLTSSGILKTFWRKCDTCDTSYLCYRKDVNHALRCTTCTTFDLDPKGAACRPKQSQPGGQDKHLESKLNEPLKQTELPNQETLRMTGGSAWFQPTQTGSQQVAATTMEACKSRKRYRNQTTEPSESDDSSINVDTEDAESEIIRDSKP